The sequence GGGTTGTTCCAGGTAAAGTGCACTCAGAGGCAGTGATTCTCCATGTGATTATATTGTGTGGTTGGCAGAAGGGGGCACTCTTTCTGGGAGGAGGTAGAGGCTGGGGAGAGTGGGGATGGAGGCAGGGGAGgactgggggcagaggaggggagctTCACTGGTTCCTACGTATGAAAACAGCTCCTGTGAGTGCTGaccacaggccagggctcagatACCAGAGTCCTCAGCACATTatatcccaggtcagggtggggaggagggtagcAAAGACCGAGACCTTCTCATCTCAGCCAGACGAGTGTACTTCCTTACCCCACCCTTCCACTTGTTCAGTCACCCACAATGGacaggagtgaggggtcctgaaACAGGGAGAGGATGATGGGAATGCTTAATGGACACACTCAGCACAGATCAGGGCAAACACTCCTGGGGAGGGCCAGGGAGTCACTCAGGTACTGGCCTCCAGTAGATAGGGAGGGGCTGCAGTCATGTCACTTTCAaacctctcctcctgcctctgggacCGTCCTGGGACtgcgctgggccagggcagctgtgggcacagGAGGGACCCAGATTCACGGACGGACAGCGGTGCTAGTGGTGCTTCCCAAGGAGGGTGGGCAGAGCTGCAGCCCTTGTTGGTACCCTTTGTCTCCTGTGTGGGACTCCTTGGGCCCCTGGACCCTTCTCCATCCCGCTCCCACCTCTCTATCTTGGTGCAGTGCCCTGcatgcagtaggtgctcaataaatgtgccTGGAACAGAAGGCAAAGGTGCTGACGCCAAGGAGGCTGTCCCGAGTGGGGGCGAGACAGAGAGGTTCCCGGGGATTCTGAACCCCCAGTTCCTGCAGCCTTCCTCTGGGCTCCCCAGGGCTGGCAGGGTGCCGAGATAGGGGCGAGGCCAGGATGGCTTGGACccagggcgggggcggaggaggcggggaaggggCGGTGCGGGGGCGGTGTCGCAgcctgagctccagccccagcccgagGCGACGGGAGCCGAACGGGAGGCGCGGAAGCCAACACCGGGTCCCCGGCGCCGCCGTCGCCTCCGAGCCGCCCGCGCCCCTGGCTTGCTGGCGGCGGCTGTGAGCGCCGAGGCCAGCCCCTGGCCCGCGGGTGGATAGCCAGCGCCATGGCCACCCCAGAACCGCTGCGGCCGCGCCTGTGCTGCCTGGTGCGTGGCGAGCAAGGCTACGGCTTCCACCTGCATGGCGAGAAGGGCCGTCGCGGGCAGTTCATCCGGCGCGTGGAGCCCGGTTCCCCGGCCGAGGCGGCCGAGCTGCGCGCTGGAGACCGCCTGGTCGAGGTCAACGGCGTCAACGTGGAGGGCGAAACGCACCACCAGGTGGGTGCCTGCGCCCCGTCCCAGCTCGCCGGGCCCCCTCCCCGGGAGCGCGACCGTGGAGGTACCAAGGACCCCCCGGCCGGCGCTGCCTGCGCCCAGGCCTCAGCTCCCTGCTCCCGGCCAGGAGGGGGTCGCACCAGGGCCTGCGTGCCCCCAGCCCCGCTCGAGGAAGTGGGGGACGGAGCCACGGAGGCAGCGGCCGCCGGCCTCCTTCCTAGCACCCCACCCCCTAAGCTCAGCAGTCCTGCACCTCCGAGGGGGAatcctggcagggaggggcccgcACTGCGGTCTAGATCTTCAGGCTTGTTCTGGCCTGGGTGCACCAAGTGTGGAGGTGACGGGCAACTTGTGTACAAGCTTGTGTACTCTTCTgagtatgagtgtgagtgtgcaggTTTCTCAGAGGATCACCCATGTGGGCAGACAACTATCTACTAGTGTGTGAACCTAGGAAGTGTCATAGTAAGGGCACACCTGCGTGTGCCCGCATCAGTGAGTGTGTATGGGCTGGACTGTGTGCATGTGAATATACAGGTCTGCatctaggtgtgtgtgtgcatggacaGGTCTGTTTGCTTGGACATGTATATGTGAGCTGCGATGTGTGTTGGACATGTGTGTGAGCTGGGCTGCGTGTGAAAGTACACAGGTCTGCACGCCTGGATGTGTGTGagctgcactgtgtgtgtgtgtgtgtgtgtgtgtgtgtgtgtccaggccTGCATGCTGACCCGCTTGGCTGTGTGTAGTCGTCAGTGTGTGTTGGCAGCCAGGGTACTCGTGGGCGTGCTGGCTGATGGTGCCTGGATCCCAGCGGGAATCACTGCTGGTGACAGCACATTCCTCTCCTTGGAggctgcctggccctgcaggTGTCCCTGGCcgcagcccctgcctcctgcagctggagatgaaggccagagggagggcagggtctcctccctgcaggctctgACTCCTGAGGGTGTCCACCTCCCATGCCAGGGACTCACCTGGCTTGTGGACAGCCGCTCCTGCTCAGGTTCCTCTGTGTCCCCCCTGCACCTCTGCATCCACGATCCGTTTGGGTGCCCAGCCCTGGGGTCTAGAGATTAACATATTGGTCCTTGGCTGAGACGGGAGCTGAGCTCCTGGGCCCTTGTCTATCCATCTGTCTGCTGTCCTGTCTTCCACCCAGAATGTCAACCTGATAAGGCTGTTTACTGAAGGAAGGTGGGGGTCAGGGCTAGAGGGCTTGGCTTGACAGACCACAGGGAGAGGCTGGCAAAGGTGGCACCTGATCACTGTTGAACAGTCAACTGCCACCCTTGCCCCTGCTTATCCCAGGCTTCTGGGTGCTGGTCTAAGGACTTCacaagccctgactgggtagcaGGGATAAAAAatatctctcttaaaaaatatatctctcTTATAAAaaatatctctctttctctctctctctctctctctctcgctcgctctctctctctctcaaataaaataaaaaataaaaattcagtatttcagccctggctggtgtggctcagttggttgagcgtcatcccctGCACTGCAAGGTCACCggttctattcctgatcagggcatgtgcccaggttgtgggcttgatcccaggtgggggtgcgtgcgggaggcaaccaattgatgtctctctctctccctcttccctctctctctaaaaatgaattttaaaaaaatttaaaaaaaatttagaactCCACACGCAGGACCCCATGGGATCCTCCTCCTGTCCCCGGAGGGAGGACATGCAGTTAAAGCTCCCAtcctacagatgagaaaactgatgcttGGAGATGCTGAGTGACTCCTTTGGGTACCACAGTTGGGAAGCAGCAGGGTGCTGCATGGGGAGAGAGGTGGGACAGGGAAACACGGGTCTGGTGCAGACCCTCCTCTCTGTTGACAACTTCTGCCAAGCAGCTGATGGGagccccatctgctctcccccggccttggggtggggatggggatgttGCCCTCCTTACTCCAATGCGCAGTGCTCCTTCTCCCTGCAAGGCATACACTGGCATGCATGCCCCATGGACACCCACATGCTCTAGACACACAGGCAcctgcacagacacacagatgggCCACCTATCACACTTGCCCCACAGTTGGACCTGCCCCTCCACACCTCTGCCTGCTGCGTCTGAATCCTGCTTACGGCATCATGTGTGGTACCTGAGAGGTGCCTTGCCACAGGAACCCTGCAGGTCCAGCAGGAATGGATCTGTGCTCATGGTCTGGAGCAAAGAGAGGGCCTAGAGGCAGGGATTTAGACTtccatgctccaccactgagaaagacagaaatgggcacagacacacccagactGACACCCAGGGAGATGCCTCTCTTTCAAACCCAGACGGAGGACAGACCGACACAGATAGACGCACGCCTGCACAGTTGCCTCACCCAGCTTCCCACCCCTCCTGGAGAGGACCCTGGGCTGAGGCAAGGCCTGGGACCACACTGAGGCCCTTGTCTCCTGGGCCCTCATGTCAGGAgccccaggagaggagggagggagctgctgaagccgggggtggggggtggagccgCCAGGCCTCTTGGTCCAGCCACCCACCCCTAGTAGGTCAGCCTGGCCAGCCTTGGGTGGTGCCACTGTCCATGTGCTGCCCAGAGAGCTGGCTGCTGACCCACCGCCACCCGCCTGTCCCAGGTGGTCCAGAGGATCAAGGCTGTGGAGGGGCAGACGCGGCTGCTGGTGGTAGACAAGGAGACGGACGAGGAGCTGCGCCGGCGGCAGCTGACCTGCACTGAGGAGATGGCCCAGCGAGGGCTTCCACCCGCCCATGACCCCTGGGAGCCAAAGCCGGGCTGGACACGTGCAGGCAGCCTTGGCTCCAAGGATGGCCAGAAGGTATGGCAAGATTCTGCCCACAGGGACCACCGTGGCTGCTCCCAGAACCATCTTGGCCTCTCAACGGCAGTCTCTGTTCCCGGTTCCCTCCAGAAGGCACTGTCtcagcctcttctgcctctcagGGCCCTTCTTTGCCCCTGGTGACTGCCCTCTTGGCTATCCTCTTTCTGCCCTGAGACTGTGTTAAGCTGGGTAGGATGAGGGCAGCCTGGCCATTCGCCCCCCAGCCCTCTTCCAGGATGCTCAGAGCCACCTGATCTAGGTCGGGGCCACTCTGACAAGGCCCCCTCCCCAGTCGAGGGGCTAAGGAACCCACCCTAGGGAGGGGCTGCTCCAATGTCCTGGGACTGAATGAGCCcagctctgtgcctgtgtctggTGTTTATCCGTCTGACtctgtccctgtgtctgtctcTAGGCACCTGATTGTTCTGTGaaggccttgggggtgggggctggccctCCCTGGACAGTGTATGGTTGGGGGCACCAGAGGAGTCTCCTCTCTAAGCTGAGTCCGCATCTGATGGTTTACAGGCTGGGgcacctccctcttctccctgcccttctccccaTCCTCAGGCTGGAAGAGCTGGAAAAGAATTCACCTCCTTCTAGGTTTCtgggcctggggtgtgtgtgtggggtgggggggggggggcggggcacagtGATCCTACCTGGGAAGCATCCGGACACTGGGAGGAAGAGCCTGGGGCTGCTAGTTGCTCCCTCCTGGAAACCCCATGTTAGTGTCTCTCATGTCCTcgctcccttttttatttttaaagaaaaatcaatccCTTTAGGAGATTCAAGCCCAGGGGTTCCCCAGATcccactttgaaaaccactggcctaAGTCCAGTGGAGGTGTGAGAGCTGAAGTTTCTGGGTGTGCAGGGGATCCCAGCGCCTGCCTTACCCTGTGCCTGTGACCTGGACTGGAGCCTAGGCCCGTGTTTTTGTTCTAAAGGGGCACGTGTGCTCCAGGACAGAGAACCCCTGGGCGGGTTGGAGCGGGGGTTGTCTCAGGTACATGGTGCCGGGCCCTGTAGTTTGCATTTTGTCCTGGGGCCGGCGAACGCTGGAATAGGGGGTGTCCGGGTCAGATTTGTGATTGCAGGGGGGTCCTGGGATGGGatgctggctgggcccctcccaggcccgaGGGTTGAAGCCTTCCTCCTTCTTGGGCATCTCACACGCCACCCCCAGGAAGTGCCCCGCCTTCCAGACGTTTGTCCATTGACTTGGACACAAATGGCTGAGTTCACCTTCCTGTGGAAAAAATTCCCCCTCAGGCCTTATCTTCAGGATGGGGTGGCCCACCTAGTCCTTGGGTGGAGCCTTCCCCCTCTGCTATTTCAGGCTCcggggctgcaggaagccctgggAGGGGGCTTCCTCTGGGTGTATTTTTAGAGGAACAGagtggggcctggctggcaggTCCCTCTGTGGTTCAGGCTGGCCAGACGAATAGAGACCCCCAATTTTGTTGGCTGAACTCGGATCATCAGAAGGAGGCACtgggccttggggtgggggggtggggtgcgaTGCTTGCGTGCAGGGCTCTGCTCTAAGGTGGGAAGGTGCGTGTGTGTGGTTTGCTTTGGTGCAGGATGAGGGGCCCATCCCTCGTGCCCCTGGGAGGTAAGGGCTGAGCTGGAGTCAGGGCCCCGGAGGCCACTTAGACCCTCTCAGCCTGTTACCTCCtgtcctggggctgggaggagaggcggAGCAGGGGAGGACACTAATGTGGCCGGCCCTGGGGGCTGTCGGGGGCTGTCAGGGCCTTGTCCGTGGTGACTCAGTCCCAGGCCAGACAGGGCTAGGGGTGGCTGCATCTACCGTGCAGCCAATCCGGAGAGTGATGATAGGGGACAGCCCCCACAAGAGCCAGGGCAACTAGCAACCagtggtgccaggtgggggcacTGGTAGGCCCCGGGTCCTCACAGGAAGTCTGGGCCCCCACCCTCTGGTTTTGGAGGCCCTTGGGGGCtgagagtgagtgagtggtgGCTGCTTGGCATAGGACCTTGTCCTACAAGAGGGCTCCttgctcctgcctctgccccgggAGCTGCAGCAGGACTGTCTCCTATTCTGGGTCGGGTTTCCTCCCTTacctctctgtctccccagccGTGAGTCCTGGGAGCGGGGCAGGGCCTTCCAGCAACTTCCTTCCCTTCTTGGGACGGAAACCTAgcctgtgggggggtggggcctgggctggagcctgaATAAGGGAGGGGGGCTCAGCCACCACCCTGTTCCCCAGAGTGACTCAGCCCCATGTCCCCACCTGTCCCTGGGGAGCCTGGGCCTCAGTGGGAGGTAGATAAATGGGGTGGcagcctgggccagccagagAGCTCAGGCCACGCCAGCTGGATGCTCACTGTCGGCCACTTCTATCCCGCCTCCATGGCCCACTCCTGGAATTCCACACCACCCGCCCTGGTCTCAGCAGCCCCTCCACCGAGCCCATCCCAGGGGCTTGTGCAGGTTAGGTGTGGTGGGGGCCGGGTGGGCAGTGAGGACCCCAGCAGCCAGTTTAGCCTGTGTCCCCCAGGGTTAGGAGAGGGGACCCTGGTGTGAGCAAGCTGGACCCTGAACAACAATGGGGCTTTTCTCAGCCAGTGCTGGTGAGTCACCATCTGGaagggggggcacagcctggctcctggggTACCCCCATGCCAGCCTCTTTGTCTGGTTACAGGCACAGCTGGGAGGCCAGGGCTTGTCCAGTTCTGGGGCGGCCCTGCTGGGAGCCGTGGGAGCCTGAGGGCctggctgggagagggcaggaagtGCTCCGAGCCAAGGCTGGGAGTGAGGAATGTGAGCAATGCGCCGCCCGCCTGCGCCCCCTCCAGACCCACTGCGGCCTGCTCTCCCGCAGGGCCCCCCTGCTGGGTCATTGCATTGCAGCCCCTCAGCTGTGCGTCCAGGGCCAGGTTTGGTGCTCCGTGGGCCCTGGTCTCTCATAAGGAGAGAGATTAAGGCTAGACGTTAGGAGAAAACTCCTGGCTTGTGTGATGAGAGGCAGCTGTGCTGGATTGAGGGAGGGATGGCCAGTATGGTTTTGAACCCAGATGTGACTTCAGCCTGGCCTTACGGCCCGGGATGCCCCCAAATCtgtgcctcccccccccaaattattttctcttttggggGCCTTGACAGATCCTGCCCTGAAGGTTAATGTGGAGGGTGTAGGAAGAGGCCACGGGGCCCCATAGCACTGGGCCATCCTTTCACAGGTGTGGGTTGCCTTATGTGTCTGTGTAGCATGTTTGCGAACATATGTTTGGATATCTGGTCTCTTTGACCGTGGGATGTGCCTCTGCTACCTGGGCCCATGCCCACATTCCGGGCATGGTCATGTCCCACTTCCAGGTTCCATgcttggccctggccctggccctgctctgtCCCAGCCAGCCTTGGGGGGCCTGTGCTCCAGCGGCCTGTACTTAGAGGCGCCTCTGGGGAGGTGTGGGCCCTCCTCAGAGCTGCACACTTGTACCTccaggtgtgtctgtgagagtcTCTCACCCTCCGGTTCAGACCATGTTGCCCAGCTGAGGCCCCAGGGAACCGAAGAGCAGCAGCTCTGCCCCTGGAGCTCTTGGGGTTATAGGGCCAGATGGTGGCCTGCAGTGGGGTCCCCGGGGGCTCTAGGCAGTCTTTGGGGGTCAGGGAAAGGGTCTTGGAggaagggcacaggctggacagGAAGAGGGTGCTCCTGACAGGCAGGAAGTGCCTGGCCGCGCAGCAAGGCACCCACCCGGTGAGGAAAGGACCCACACTTTCGGTCCCACAGCTGGGTGGCCACCAACCGGCAAGCCAGAGCATTCCCGGTCAGATTTGGGGTTTGGAATCAGGTTGCAGGCCTGGAGGCTGGAATGGCCCAGGGGGTGGCCGGGGCTGTAGGGGGGCAGGTACCCAAGGCCTGGAGACCTTCCCTGAGGGTCACCCCCAGCCCGACCCAGGGTCCCTCCAGCACCCTTAAGGGAGGGGCCTGGTGAGCACTCCCACCCTGAACCCTTTCACCTGCACGCGCACTGGAGCCCCGAGCGTCCCGGGAAACCTGAGCtgccgcctgcctgctcactccggCCACCGCCATGTTTAATTGAGCACCGGTAGCCGCTGGCCACTCAGCACTGTGGTCCCTGACGGCCCCGGGCCCCGGCTGGGTGGGGGTActggggcctggcccctgccgGCAAGGCTCCCTGGCCACGGCCCTCCTGCAGGATGCCAGAGGTAAAGCGAGGCAGGGCCCTGGGATGTTGATGGGGGACCCCCAGGGCACCATAGGCCCCTGAGtctcagcagggagggcagcagggcaggcCCACCCTCGGCCCCGTCACTGGGCTCCTGCCGCAGCAGCGCAGCCGGCCATCCTCCAGTCTCTGGGCGCGGTGGGGGTagggtggaggtgagggtggcTCCAGCTTGCTCTGGAATGTGAAAGCAAACACAGTAGCACTGCCACCAGCCCTGTGGGAGAGAAAACAAAACGGCCCCTGCACTcgcagggggaggtgggaggggggcttGCAGGCAGGGCCCATGAGGACAGCCTGGTGTGTCTGTGCAGCATGTTTGCGAACTGGGACACTGAGCTGAGTGGCAGCGGGTCTCGCCTGGCCTCTCCTAGGACCCTGGCCTGAGCTCAGTGCTGTCCTGGAGCCTGTTAACTCTCCCAACATCCCTAAGGCCCCTGGCCCTGTCAGAAGTCATTTTGGGGTTTGGGAACTAAGACTTTGCCTAAGATGTTGCAGCGGGAGCTCAGTCACAGGCAGCCTAatgccccccgctccccccccccccgggtgtgGGTGTACAGTGTTTGTCTCTGCCACTGGGCAGGcctgatgcccagtgtggggttggggctccctcctgcccaccaccactgctgtgctgcaCACTGGGGGCCAGAGGCTTTGGGGTGGTGTCAGTGGCCTCTGGGGTGGGAGACCGGAGCTGAAGATTGTCCCGTGTGCCTGCAGGATGTCAATGGGCCCCCGAGGGAGCTTCGCCCGAGGCTCTGCCACCTTCGAAAGGGCCCTCAGGGCTATGGGTTCAACCTGCACAGTGACAAGTCGCGGCCAGGACAGTACATTCGTTCGGTGGACGTGGGCTCGCCGGCCGCCCACTCTGGCCTCCGTGCCCAAGATCGACTTATTGAGGTACCCATCACCAAGGCTTTGGGGTGGCAGGTGCCTGTGTTCGTCTGTGCCCGTGTcccctgtgtgcatgtctgtgcccGTGTCCCCTGTTTGTGTGTGGGCCCCAGGTcctccctgggaggaggggagtttCTGGGAACTTGAGCTGGCATTCCTCTTGCTGCCGTGGCTGGTGACAACATTGATGAATATTTGATGCCacacctggccaggcagctcGGGGGGCTGGTGGGGGCCTGCCCTCAGTGCTGTCCTGTGCTGCCGGCGGCAGGTGAATGGGCAGAATGTGGAGGGACTGCGCCACGCAGAGGTGGTTGCCAGCATCAAGGCACGAGAGGATGAGGCCCGGCTGTTGGTGGTGGACCCGGAAACGGACGAGCACTTCAAGAGGCTGCGGGTGACCCCCACCGAGGAGCATGTGGAAGGTGGGCGGCTGCCCTGGGGGTCTCGGGTGGGGGGGAGCGTGGGGGCTGGGCAGCCCTTGACACACTGTCCCCACAGGTCCACTGCCATCACCTGTCACCAATGGGACCAGCCCTGCCCAGGTGAgaggatgggtggaggtggacagGGTGGGTCCAGGAGACTGGAGTGGCACCTCTAGGGGTCCCCAAGCCTGACAGAGCTCCCCCATATTTGTCCTTGTATATTTGAGGTTGTGACACCCAATCTGGCCCGACCCTCCCAGCGGTAATGCCCTCTGTGGATCCTGTCCTGGGTCAGCCACTCCCCAGCCCCACACGGCACTCCGGCCCCAGGGCTACTgcccttgctgttccctctgcccagcactgTCTGGCTACCTGGAGTGTCCGTCTCTCCTCAGGAAGCTGTCCCTGGCTTTGCCCCCGGTGACGTGCATGTGGGTGATTCATGCATCAAAATAGCTCCTCCCCATTGTGAATTGGCCAGGGCCGGGCCACCTGCCTGTTCACTGTTTAGTGTCCAGTGTCCTACCTACACTAAGCCTGGAGCATAGTAGAGGCTTGGTGCCCACTGCCGAATGGAGGAATAAATGCAGCTCtgtgtgtgcgggtgtgtgtatgtgaacaCTAGTGACAGGACAGGGCAGGGCCTCTGAAGCTACTACACCTTGCCCTTGGTTTCCCAGCTCAATGGTGGCTCAGCGTGTTCATCCCGAAGTGATCTGCCTGGCTTAGACAAGGACAATGAGGTAGCAAATGTCCATCCACTTCCTCTGCTGTGCTTACACTCTGGGGGGCGCCAGAGAGGCCTTTGGGGTGGGTATTTATGGAGCTTTCAACCTGGACAGTGGGCCActgcctccaggaagccctcctgggCTCgctacctcagccccaccagctgGCCTCTGGTGTGAGCTCCCTGGAAAGGGTTATTTATCAGTGTGGGGCTTGGGTCCCGGGCTCACTCTGGCTCCCTGTCCGCCCCCAGGACCGCAGCACCTGGAAGCACGACCCTTTTCAGGAGAGTGGCCTCCACCTGAGCCCCACGGCGGCTGAGGCCAAGGAGAAGGCAAAAGCCACCAGGGTCAACAAGCGGGCCCCGCAGATGGACTGGAACCAGAAGCGTGAGATCTTCAGCAATTTCTGAGCCCCTCGCTACCTGTGTGCTGGCCCCGGGCCTTCTCCCTGCACGGACTTTGGGCCTCCCTCCTTGGGCCCAGACCAGAGCTCCCCAAGCCTCAGTGGACTGGAGGAGGTGCATCCTCACCCCCAGAAGCCGTGGTggtcc is a genomic window of Eptesicus fuscus isolate TK198812 chromosome 4, DD_ASM_mEF_20220401, whole genome shotgun sequence containing:
- the NHERF2 gene encoding Na(+)/H(+) exchange regulatory cofactor NHE-RF2 isoform X2 produces the protein MATPEPLRPRLCCLVRGEQGYGFHLHGEKGRRGQFIRRVEPGSPAEAAELRAGDRLVEVNGVNVEGETHHQVVQRIKAVEGQTRLLVVDKETDEELRRRQLTCTEEMAQRGLPPAHDPWEPKPGWTRAGSLGSKDGQKDVNGPPRELRPRLCHLRKGPQGYGFNLHSDKSRPGQYIRSVDVGSPAAHSGLRAQDRLIEVNGQNVEGLRHAEVVASIKAREDEARLLVVDPETDEHFKRLRVTPTEEHVEGPLPSPVTNGTSPAQDRSTWKHDPFQESGLHLSPTAAEAKEKAKATRVNKRAPQMDWNQKREIFSNF
- the NHERF2 gene encoding Na(+)/H(+) exchange regulatory cofactor NHE-RF2 isoform X1, which produces MATPEPLRPRLCCLVRGEQGYGFHLHGEKGRRGQFIRRVEPGSPAEAAELRAGDRLVEVNGVNVEGETHHQVVQRIKAVEGQTRLLVVDKETDEELRRRQLTCTEEMAQRGLPPAHDPWEPKPGWTRAGSLGSKDGQKDVNGPPRELRPRLCHLRKGPQGYGFNLHSDKSRPGQYIRSVDVGSPAAHSGLRAQDRLIEVNGQNVEGLRHAEVVASIKAREDEARLLVVDPETDEHFKRLRVTPTEEHVEGPLPSPVTNGTSPAQLNGGSACSSRSDLPGLDKDNEDRSTWKHDPFQESGLHLSPTAAEAKEKAKATRVNKRAPQMDWNQKREIFSNF
- the NHERF2 gene encoding Na(+)/H(+) exchange regulatory cofactor NHE-RF2 isoform X3, whose protein sequence is MATPEPLRPRLCCLVRGEQGYGFHLHGEKGRRGQFIRRVEPGSPAEAAELRAGDRLVEVNGVNVEGETHHQVVQRIKAVEGQTRLLVVDKETDEELRRRQLTCTEEMAQRGLPPAHDPWEPKPGWTRAGSLGSKDGQKDVNGPPRELRPRLCHLRKGPQGYGFNLHSDKSRPGQYIRSVDVGSPAAHSGLRAQDRLIEVNGQNVEGLRHAEVVASIKAREDEARLLVVDPETDEHFKRLRVTPTEEHVEGPQHLEARPFSGEWPPPEPHGG